In Salmo salar chromosome ssa15, Ssal_v3.1, whole genome shotgun sequence, one genomic interval encodes:
- the LOC106571241 gene encoding forkhead box protein A2: MLSAVKMEGHEHSDWSAYYGEPECYTSVGNMTQHTGLGMNSMNTYMSMPGMTSTSNMTGNPMNMSYVNTGVNHSMAGMSPGSGAMHGMGAGMAGMSATLNPNMSPISTQSPSMNALTSYSNMSVMSPMYGQSNIRSRDPKTYRRSYTHAKPPYSYISLITMALQQSTTKMLTLNELYQWIQDLFPFYRQNQQRWQNSIRHSLSFNDCFLKVPRSPDKPGKGSFWTLHPDSGNMFENGCYLRRQKRFRCEKDVGRETGRKTSEGGPNSSPESCNGNESPHHTLSVKDVKRPVSAPKLRQQVMSPAEHAPTPVPQTHHLPSQHHSVLVHEAHLKPEHHYSFNHPFSINNLMSSEQQQHHHKMDLKTYEQMMQYHGYGSPMTGALSMGSMSTKTGLDVASTPTDTSYYQGVYSRPIMNSS; this comes from the exons ATGCTAAGCGCTGTTAAAATGGAAGGACACGAGCATTCAGACTGGAGTGCTTACTACGGAGAGCCCGAG TGCTACACCTCAGTTGGAAACATGACACAACACACCGGGCTGGGAATGAACTCGATGAACACCTATATGAGCATGCCTGGAATGACTTCAACCAGCAACATGACAGGCAACCCCATGAATATGTCATACGTCAACACGGGTGTGAACCACTCCATGGCCGGGATGTCACCGGGCTCCGGGGCCATGCACGGTATGGGAGCAGGGATGGCGGGCATGAGCGCGACGCTGAATCCGAATATGAGCCCCATAAGCACCCAGTCTCCCTCGATGAATGCCCTGACCTCCTATAGCAATATGAGCGTTATGAGCCCCATGTATGGACAGTCCAACATAAGGTCAAGGGACCCCAAAACATACAGGAGAAGCTATACGCACGCCAAGCCCCCATATTCCTACATTTCTCTCATAACCATGGCCTTACAGCAGTCTACCACAAAGATGCTGACGTTGAATGAGCTATACCAGTGGATCCAGGACCTCTTCCCCTTCTACAGACAGAACCAGCAGCGCTGGCAAAACTCTATCCGCCACTCTCTATCCTTCAACGACTGCTTCCTCAAAGTGCCCAGGTCCCCGGATAAACCAGGCAAAGGATCTTTCTGGACTCTTCACCCGGACTCAGGGAATATGTTTGAGAACGGCTGCTATCTCCGAAGGCAAAAGCGGTTCAGGTGCGAGAAAGACGTCGGCAGGGAAACCGGGAGGAAAACTTCCGAGGGAGGCCCTAACAGCAGCCCAGAGAGCTGTAACGGTAACGAATCACCCCATCATACCCTGTCCGTTAAAGACGTCAAACGGCCCGTATCTGCCCCGAAACTCCGGCAGCAGGTAATGAGCCCCGCCGAGCACGCGCCCACTCCTGTCCCACAGACACACCATCTTCCGTCTCAACATCACTCGGTGCTCGTGCACGAAGCGCACCTGAAACCCGAGCACCACTATTCATTCAACCACCCTTTCTCCATCAACAATCTCATGTCGtcggagcagcagcagcatcaccaCAAAATGGACCTAAAAACGTATGAACAGATGATGCAGTATCACGGCTATGGTTCACCGATGACAGGGGCACTGTCCATGGGCTCAATGTCGACTAAAACGGGCTTAGATGTTGCTTCGACACCCACAGACACTTCCTACTACCAAGGTGTGTATTCGAGGCCAATCATGAACTCTTCTTGA